DNA sequence from the Acanthochromis polyacanthus isolate Apoly-LR-REF ecotype Palm Island chromosome 5, KAUST_Apoly_ChrSc, whole genome shotgun sequence genome:
TTAGTGTTCCTAAAGAGGTTGAAATTGAAAATATATCAGTAAGGCTATCTCTCTCCCCGGAGATGACATTTACTTTAGTTTGTCTATATGGTTCCCCACCAATTAGGCCTGATTTCTATGAACAATTGCAAGTGCTACTTAAGCATCATACAATGCATAATAAGTCTAATGAGATTATCCTAATTGgagattttaatgtaaattgGGACTgtaagaaagacaaaaagtcaCTGAAGCGTATTATGGACAAATTTAATTTTACACAATTAGTACAAAAAGCAACAAGGATTACTAAACACTCTCAAACTAAATTGGACTTGATTTTCAGTAATAAACCTGAAAGAATAGTAAAATCATATAATTTTTTAACTGGCATTTCTGATCATAATATTATTCTATTTTCTAGGAAACTTTCAAAGTCTAGGACAAGGAATGATCACTTTAATTCAAAAAATAATCGGTCTTTATATGAATTTGTACCCAACTGCCAGCGGCAAAACGTATCTAACGTATTGTCATCACTGGATTGGGATACTATACTAACAGATGTTGAAAATTTTGAAGTATATAGTAGTCAATTTACCCAGGTTCTAAAAGATATTATTTCAAATCATTCCATCCGAAGGGAAAATAAACGtcagaaaaaatatcatttgccCTGGCTgaataaacaatgtaaacaaTTGATGTCAACTAGAGACCTATTATTAAGACAATTTCTGAAAACAGGTCTAACAACAGACCGTCAAAGGTTTACACACATGCGAAATAAAGTAGTACAGAATCTCAGACAGGCGAAAGCCAAATTTTTTATTACCATAATTCAAAATTCTAGAGGTAATGGGAAAGTAGTATggcaaaatttaaataaattattaggTCGGCAACCAAATTCCAGTAATCAGAAACTTAAGCTTCAATTAACTGATTCAATAATCATTAAGGATCCCTTACTCATAGCTACTACTTTTAACGATTTTTTTATTAACTCCGTCAGAGAGATTACTCAGCAATTTAATTCACCCTCTTATTATGAGCATGCCAGTGATCCGGACCAACCGTTGTTCACTATCTCAGACATATCAGATTATGACGTAGATAAAATCATTACCAGCTTGAATAATTCGAAAACTCTTGATGCCTTTGGGctgaatgcaattttttttaaagaacataaGGACTCTTTAGTACGTCCTATTGCACACCTTCTTAATATGTCCTTTAAAAACTCTATTGTCCCAGCAAATTGGAAGATAGCTGTAGTGACTCCCATATTTAAATCTGGTGAGAGTACTGAGGTATCCAACTATCGTCCTATAAGCATACTCCCCATTATGTCTAAAATAGCTGAGAAATGGGTGATTAAACTTCTGACATTTCATTTACAGAATGTTCATCCATCTCTACATCCATTACAATTTGGTTTCCGGACCAATCATTCCACAGACAGTGCTCTGTGTGTGctgacagaaaatataaaaggcCTGCTTGACAAGAGATCTTCCTGTGTTGGGGCAGTTTTCTTAGATTTGAAGAAAGCATTTGATTCTGTAAATCATTTACTGCTACTTAGCAGGTTGACTCAATTTAACATTTCTGATCAAGCGCTTTTGTGGTTCAGATCTTACCTGTCAGACAGGAAACAGTTTGTGGTGGTGGGTGGTACTAAATCTCAGACTTTACACCTTGATACTGGTGTTCCGCAGGGGTCTATCCTTGGGCCggttttattttccttgtttATTAATAATCTACCTAATGTATGTCCAAATAATGTCTTCTCGCAAATGTACGCGGATGATGTTGTAATCTATACTCAAGCAAATAATACTCAACAAGCATCTGATAATCTAACAGCTGCACTATCTTCTGTACATAACTGGTTCAGTGAATCTTGTCTCCTGCTGAACACCAGAAAAACGgtttgtatgtattttgctAAAACTCCTCGTGAACTAACTACGTCAAACGTCTTTCTAAATGGAATAGAGCTTGACCTAGTTCCAGAATTTAAATATCTAGGAGTAGTTTTGGACTCAACATTGTCCTTTAAAGGTCACGTAAAAAAGGTGACACAAGTTGTTAAATTCAACATCCAAAACTTCCGTCATATTAGAAATAATTTAACTCTGAGTGCAGCTAAAATATACTTTTATTCTATGATCATTTCACATATTGATTATTGTCTGAATACATGGTCACTTGCATGTCCAACAACACTTTCACCTATAGAAAGTCTTTATAAAAAAGGCTTAAAAATTTTAGATAAAAAACCGTTATCATTTCAttattgttacattttgaaaaaacatAGATTATTGGACTTCACAAATATGATAAATTTAAAATCGGCTTGTCTGATCTACAAAGTTTTACACTCCCTCGCTCCTCCACCCCTGAaggtttttattaaaagtacgAGTTATGATGATAATGTCAGAACCACAAGAGCAATGAGCAGAGGCGATTTGGCGATACCTCATAGAAACACCACATTTGGTCGAATGGCCTTGTCTGTTCGGGGTGGGCATTTTTGGAATAGTCTACCAGTAACGTTAAGAGACTGTCCTACGTATAATTCTTTTAAGGCCAAATTAAAGGATTGGCTTTTGTCTAAACAGGAATGTGCACATTATTGAGTACCTTAGACTGTTGTATATTATGTCCAGGGGAAAACGTCTGTATATTGTGTTGTAGGTGAGCATGTAGAGTGAATGTTTTATAGAGGACGAATGTTGGAGATATGAGTGAAATATTATATTGACTacttattttaatgtaaatacatttatatgtttttcttcttccctgACCCTGTCCCGtgggactacagatggaaattagcctgtAGGCTATAATCTGGCATGTttactttcatgtttttttttcatgtctgttcATTAACATGCATTGTcccaatcaaataaataaataaaaaaaaaaaaaaagttcttgtGTCTGTGACTCGTCTCGTCTCCTAAAGCCGTAGTACTCCCAAATTTTGGAGGTGTGCTGTTTTTTAGGCACAAGTTTTTCGTTACAGTCGTCTTTCTCGTGTCctgccatgttgtgttgtggtGCTGTTAGCAAAAGTGCTAtttggggtggggtggggggtttAAGGTCACGTTTAATTGGTCACAAGTAAACGTTTATTCATGCAAAAAGCATGATTTATACATCtaaataattataaaattaTCGCGCAACTTTGCGATATGGATATCGCACTTACCATTATTGCAAAAACGATATCTTTTTGATATATCGTGCAGCCCTAATGGTGTCTGTTAGTTGATgtttgtggagttttaaaaacgtgatcgttgtgttgattgacTCTGGAAGCAAGaccaaagtttcctgttcagaggtgctggaagtgtttatctgaactactccacactgacagcaactgcattgtgttatcaaacagtttaataataaaactctgacagaggactcagtcattccatcatttcagtccagagacataattccatgtatagAGATCATTCATGATCTAAAGAAAGTGCACGTACAGAGTTAGAGAGTATAGAAGTaatgtgttcaactgcattccacttttaacatgttgggtttcactgatgagtcaaatcaacagtacagtaaccagaagtaaaataagaataacattaaaatccaaatgtcctgacaggtttgaaggctgaagaggacagcagctttattcagacagattttactggatccccatcaaacctgtctgtttggtgtgtagaaaagtacccagtggtgtttaccattagaatctttgtgatcctgtatccactgtAGAACAACGTATTcatagaaatgttcagtcatttggagatgcttgtatcattcctgctgctgtgtcatggcTCCTAGACTTCAGTTATAAACCATCAtattctttttgcatcaaacattcGACTCTTGAGCTGATTTTGTTggagacagccagtcctggacaaagtgacagatgtgtgttctctcatcatcacagtagtaaccattatcttttgtctctttgtccctccagagctcccacagtcttatgtctgtgagaatgagaagactgttgttgaccatcagccccatgaccaggagagaaactccatggtggaccatgaggacccagagcctctacagattaaagatcagcaggaggaactctgcaccagtctggaccaatcaaaccccgagatttctcaaattaaaatggaacaggaagaattgtgcaccagtctggaccaattaaacccaggattaccacaaattaaaatggaacaggaagaattgtgcaccagtctggaccaattaaacccagagttttctcaaattaaaatggaacaggaagaattttgcaccagtctggaccaattaaacccagagttttctcaaattaaaatggaacaggaagaattgtgcaccagtctggaccaattaaacccaggattaccacaaattaaagtggaacaggaagaattgtgcaccagtctggaccaatcaaacccagagatttctgaaattaaaatgaaacggGAAGAATcatgcaccagtctggaccaatcaaacccagagatttctcaaattaaaatggaacagggagaattgtgcaccagtctggaccaattaaacccagggttaccacaaattgaagtggaacaggaagaattgtgcaccagtctggaccaatcaaacccagggttaccacaaattgaagtggaacaggatgaactctgctccattcaggaggaagagttaattggattgaaacaggagactgatacctttgaggtgactcctgctgatgaggaaagtgaccacagtgaaccaaaaccaaacagtgatcagctcctgtttcacatctcttgtgcagctgagagcccagatcaggaaggaagcAAGGATGTAGACTCAGGATCAACTAGATGTATGGAGCAGAAACCGAGACATCAGAGTAACAgcagtcacagtaatgatgtagacaatgctccaACGTCAGAgagacagtgtgataatgacaaggcaagaaaatctTTACCATGCGATGtctgtggaaaatcttttaggtataaatcagttttaatcaaacatcacagaacccacacaggtgagaagccgtattcttgtgaaacctgtggaaaaaccTTCATTCAACGTTCccatttgactgcccacatgagacatcacacaggtgagaagccatattcttgtggaacctgtggaaaaagctttagtcgacgGTCCCATTTGACTAAACACATGAgacttcacacaggtgagaagccatattcttgtggaacctgtggaaaaagcttcagtcaacggaccaatttgactgtccacatgagacatcacacaggtgagaagccatattcttgtggaacgtgtggaaaaagctttagtcgacgGACCTCTTTGACTAAACACATGAGacctcacacaggtgagaagccatattcttgtggaacctgtggaaaaagcttcagtcaacgaaCCTATTTGACTAAACACATGAgacttcacacaggtgagaagccatattcttgtggaacctgtggacaAACCTTCATTCTACGTTCCCAtttgactgtccacatgagacttcacacaggtgagaagccatattcttgtggaacctgtggaaaaagcttcagtcaacggggctctttgactgtccacatgagacgtcacacaggtgagatgccgtattcttgtggaacctgtggaaaaagctttagtctACAGAACCAtttgactgtccacatgagacatcacacaggtgagaaaccgtatgtttgtaacacttgtaGAAAAAGTTTTTCTGATTCATCAGCACATTATAGGCACATGGCAGTTCACGAAATGgaaaagccatattcttgtggaacctgtggaaaaagctttagtcgacgGGAGCGTTTaactgcccacatgagatgtcacacaggtgagaagccatattcttgtggcacgtgtggaaaaagcttcagtcaaccgAGCTCTTTGACTGaacacatgagatgtcacacaggtgagaagccatattcttgtggaacctgtggaaaaagcttcagtcaacggggctctttgactgaacacatgagacgtcacacaggtgagaagccatattcttgtggaacctgtggaaaaggCTTCAGTCAACGGGCCCAtttgactgtccacatgagacttcacacaggtgagaagccatattcttgtggaacctgtggaaaaggCTTCAGTCAACGGGCccatttgactgcccacatgagacttcacacaggtgagaaaccgtatgtttgtaacacttgtagaaaaagtttttctgattcatcagcacattataggcacatggcagttcacaaaatggaaaagccatattcttgtggaacctgtggaaaaagctttagtcaacGGACctatttgactgcccacatgagatgtcacacaggtgagaagccgtattcttgtggaacatgtggaaaaagcttcagtcaacggggCTCTTTGACttaccacatgagatgtcacacaggtgagaagtcgtgatcctgaaacatctgttgttgtgaagcatggcgaTATGAGagcccagaatcagccacaaaggggagactctgacagaacaacagctaaataagggaacattgtgatattataacctgtgatttatgatcaaattatgccataacctaatgaatgtgtttgatctaaccaagtgtctattcttacattctttaatgttgaaactgtAGAAATCAGaagagcagctcactgtgaaaagtgatgttCTTGGTTACCATAGGAAACTGATGTGtttgatagatttgactaaaaagaggaacttgtgctttatgaaatgggaatgcttttaagagttttgattactatgaaactgagatgttttagaaagagttttgataactgttaaaataagaggTTTTAACTTTGCAATGATGTGAGAAGTCATGAGTtaagtgaactagggtcaagTGTTCACTGTAAAGATTAAACTCAAAATAGACTGGgttttttaataagtctgtacacattgtccaaaagattgcacaatgggatgccagcaacggttagaggctgacatctgcttttccatttcctgatcaggagcctgtgctgagctgcagacaggagagatcgggggggcaagatgggctgtctggacagtccaaaacagacagtttcagttccttaaaggttgttgctagagatacggacccgtactcgtagcctgtggactacggatacggcacttgccatttgccaatcagatatatgagatctggtcacgtgactcccggtagacgctagcggtacggacccgtagcatcggtactacaggtacggaccctaaacctgaccctaacactaaccctaaccttaacctttgcttacctttcgacagtttgcagtggttagcagcttcttgacttgcgagactcgcgtacgggtccgtatctgtctggcaaatggaaagtgccgtatccgtagcccacaggctacgggtacgggtctgtatctgtagacactaccttccttaaaagtggaggtgtcCATGCAGTCAGTGTATGGGACAAGTGTGCGAGTTGGGAGGGGGTAGAGATGAAGTTATTGCTCAACTTAATTTAGTATGAGATCATTGCTATGTCAATTAAGGGTGAAGTCATTGCATATGCATAAGGttcagtaaactataaattacatctgatcgAGACGCAAGTTGGGAGTCGTTGGGTGATAGTCGCTTGATGCAAACCAGGGTAGAAATGCCCTGAGCTAAGGGGATTTTACCACGTACCTCGGACGgggaattcaacatgatctgcaaaggaataactgttctgatggaGTTATGGATTAAAGGAACTGCTCTTTCTGCATTGAGGATTacagaactgtgatctggatATAACActgtctgaaggaacattactgaactctattttccatgtgaggaataACATCTGAATGGATTACAAAGTTTATtggcccaaacaacaaaaatggatacatgcagatctaaatctggtccagacccccgtccacttcccgCTGGGCCCCGGCGGGTCTCAAACACTTGTcgggtctcaggtgagcagtcagggtgtggccacaccctgactgctctccctccaaattacatattttgggTGATTATTGCTCTTCTTTTAGGAAAGCATAGTTCCACTTATGAGTCGTGTTAAACAATTGAAAGAATATtgatgtttgattatttgtctgatgatttattggctatgcttttgccctgctaaaatatattttaataaaggattattctgcaattaaagacaacaaattgcaagtgctatttttatccctgaatgaatacttatacatctagctctggatgtaaaaagtcagattactgcgtgcataacaatagcaaaggttctgaaaggttacctaatTATAGGGGCCAGGTTGGCCCtgtataaacatatcctagaggttgtctatatgtccataatcTCTGAATTAAACCTCGCAATTTACCAAGTGCaagatctatgagaggaaaagctgccgttaacaggcgTGACTGGTGattaaatttaactataccgaagtggctactcggttaaattaattatcagaggaagcagggataggcatctggatgaaggcagtgagaagctaggcgaattttcctcgtctaccagcttaacagttctgcagcatccctctgagtaagatctcagggggcagtagaACCTGACCCgtaggatggagagctggtccggtcATTCCCCTATagctgaataagttaattagggggttactggccctgaggatcaacaCCGGTCAAGTCAGTCTTATGTAGCGATTCATCAGCCGTGTTGACATCAATAAAGAAGCAAACTCTAGATCCAGACTCAGTTTTCTATTAGAAATATTTCAAACACTGTTTCAAATCCACAGAGCAGGGTGTGAGGTGGTTTTATTTGGGTTCCAGCACATGTGGGTGTGGAGGGTAATGAGGAAGCAgatagcttagcacaaagagcAACCAAGGAGGAAAGAGTAGAATTTGATTTAGTGTAACAGGGTCGATTATACattaatatatgtgtgtgcatatggAATACAGTATATTGTACTTTAGTTATTGtgataattacacaaaatctgtgtctgtggatttgtttttgtttcagttaatgCCTGACTAGTTGAGCCTCCCTGTCAGTAAGTGGAACTTTGGTTCGGTTTGTATTACTACAGCCACATTCTATGTAACACTGCCTCTATAAGTGGCGTTTTCGCGCCGATTTTCTCCCCTTTTGTCATGAATCTCTGTGGGAGAGGTAAGCAGTTTTGCTGTCCGGTGAAATTCCTGTTCTAGCAAGCTAAAACTTGTCACAAGATGCTTACTTTGTTATCATTTGATCTGTGTAGGGGCATGTGTTGTGGCGATCACTGACAGGAGGAtttctgttaatattttcatgtcaggATCCGGAAAATAAATGGAGACTGCCTCCAAAAAGATGCACGCCTGAGTTTTTCATAACACAacgcagagacagaaacaaaccgGTCACATTATCACACAGAGTCAGATTATGACTCTGTTATTAACAAACTAGTCAAAGAAATATGTCAGAGGGTTcagcaaacaaaagaagagggggactGATTTTGCTATTCAAGGTAAAATGGAAAAAGTCAGAAGGCCCTTCAGTGGTGCAAGAAGAGACTCAGTTGTTCTAACCTGGTTAagact
Encoded proteins:
- the LOC127534127 gene encoding zinc finger protein 271-like isoform X2; the protein is MNEKYQSDKVTMCSVEYLRELISDRLTAAAGEIFTEFEKNIVQYQEEIDRQRRLLDVIWKPHIPLQLIELPQSYVCENEKTVVDHQPHDQERNSMVDHEDPEPLQIKDQQEELCTSLDQSNPEISQIKMEQEELCTSLDQLNPGLPQIKMEQEELCTSLDQLNPEFSQIKMEQEEFCTSLDQLNPEFSQIKMEQEELCTSLDQLNPGLPQIKVEQEELCTSLDQSNPEISEIKMKREESCTSLDQSNPEISQIKMEQGELCTSLDQLNPGLPQIEVEQEELCTSLDQSNPGLPQIEVEQDELCSIQEEELIGLKQETDTFEVTPADEESDHSEPKPNSDQLLFHISCAAESPDQEGSKDVDSGSTRCMEQKPRHQSNSSHSNDVDNAPTSERQCDNDKARKSLPCDVCGKSFRYKSVLIKHHRTHTGEKPYSCETCGKTFIQRSHLTAHMRHHTGEKPYSCGTCGKSFSRRSHLTKHMRLHTGEKPYSCGTCGKSFSQRTNLTVHMRHHTGEKPYSCGTCGKSFSRRTSLTKHMRPHTGEKPYSCGTCGKSFSQRTYLTKHMRLHTGEKPYSCGTCGQTFILRSHLTVHMRLHTGEKPYSCGTCGKSFSQRGSLTVHMRRHTGEMPYSCGTCGKSFSLQNHLTVHMRHHTGEKPYVCNTCRKSFSDSSAHYRHMAVHEMEKPYSCGTCGKSFSRRERLTAHMRCHTGEKPYSCGTCGKSFSQPSSLTEHMRCHTGEKPYSCGTCGKSFSQRGSLTEHMRRHTGEKPYSCGTCGKGFSQRAHLTAHMRLHTGEKPYVCNTCRKSFSDSSAHYRHMAVHKMEKPYSCGTCGKSFSQRTYLTAHMRCHTGEKPYSCGTCGKSFSQRGSLTYHMRCHTGEKS
- the LOC127534127 gene encoding zinc finger protein 271-like isoform X1; the encoded protein is MNEKYQSDKVTMCSVEYLRELISDRLTAAAGEIFTEFEKNIVQYQEEIDRQRRLLDVIWKPHIPLQLIELPQSYVCENEKTVVDHQPHDQERNSMVDHEDPEPLQIKDQQEELCTSLDQSNPEISQIKMEQEELCTSLDQLNPGLPQIKMEQEELCTSLDQLNPEFSQIKMEQEEFCTSLDQLNPEFSQIKMEQEELCTSLDQLNPGLPQIKVEQEELCTSLDQSNPEISEIKMKREESCTSLDQSNPEISQIKMEQGELCTSLDQLNPGLPQIEVEQEELCTSLDQSNPGLPQIEVEQDELCSIQEEELIGLKQETDTFEVTPADEESDHSEPKPNSDQLLFHISCAAESPDQEGSKDVDSGSTRCMEQKPRHQSNSSHSNDVDNAPTSERQCDNDKARKSLPCDVCGKSFRYKSVLIKHHRTHTGEKPYSCETCGKTFIQRSHLTAHMRHHTGEKPYSCGTCGKSFSRRSHLTKHMRLHTGEKPYSCGTCGKSFSQRTNLTVHMRHHTGEKPYSCGTCGKSFSRRTSLTKHMRPHTGEKPYSCGTCGKSFSQRTYLTKHMRLHTGEKPYSCGTCGQTFILRSHLTVHMRLHTGEKPYSCGTCGKSFSQRGSLTVHMRRHTGEMPYSCGTCGKSFSLQNHLTVHMRHHTGEKPYVCNTCRKSFSDSSAHYRHMAVHEMEKPYSCGTCGKSFSRRERLTAHMRCHTGEKPYSCGTCGKSFSQPSSLTEHMRCHTGEKPYSCGTCGKSFSQRGSLTEHMRRHTGEKPYSCGTCGKGFSQRAHLTVHMRLHTGEKPYSCGTCGKGFSQRAHLTAHMRLHTGEKPYVCNTCRKSFSDSSAHYRHMAVHKMEKPYSCGTCGKSFSQRTYLTAHMRCHTGEKPYSCGTCGKSFSQRGSLTYHMRCHTGEKS
- the LOC127534127 gene encoding zinc finger protein interacting with ribonucleoprotein K-like isoform X3, whose amino-acid sequence is MNEKYQSDKVTMCSVEYLRELISDRLTAAAGEIFTEFEKNIVQYQEEIDRQRRLLDVIWKPHIPLQLIELPQSYVCENEKTVVDHQPHDQERNSMVDHEDPEPLQIKDQQEELCTSLDQSNPEISQIKMEQEELCTSLDQLNPGLPQIKMEQEELCTSLDQLNPEFSQIKMEQEEFCTSLDQLNPEFSQIKMEQEELCTSLDQLNPGLPQIKVEQEELCTSLDQSNPEISEIKMKREESCTSLDQSNPEISQIKMEQGELCTSLDQLNPGLPQIEVEQEELCTSLDQSNPGLPQIEVEQDELCSIQEEELIGLKQETDTFEVTPADEESDHSEPKPNSDQLLFHISCAAESPDQEGSKDVDSGSTRCMEQKPRHQSNSSHSNDVDNAPTSERQCDNDKARKSLPCDVCGKSFRYKSVLIKHHRTHTGEKPYSCETCGKTFIQRSHLTAHMRHHTGEKPYSCGTCGKSFSQRGSLTEHMRRHTGEKPYSCGTCGKGFSQRAHLTVHMRLHTGEKPYSCGTCGKGFSQRAHLTAHMRLHTGEKPYVCNTCRKSFSDSSAHYRHMAVHKMEKPYSCGTCGKSFSQRTYLTAHMRCHTGEKPYSCGTCGKSFSQRGSLTYHMRCHTGEKS